A genomic window from Bubalus bubalis isolate 160015118507 breed Murrah chromosome X, NDDB_SH_1, whole genome shotgun sequence includes:
- the CT83 gene encoding kita-kyushu lung cancer antigen 1: MSFLFLLVSSILFAFMFVFWKTWFQRNTGEMSSNSTSLALVRSSSSTQSTKSNTDKSLLVNSLSRDILINFPHSVAMQRRILVNLRIVEYKLAELEQFLVTKGLNGALVNRKSTDKPTECHNN, from the exons ATGAGCTTCCTGTTCCTACTAGTGAGCAGCATTCTGTTTGCCTTCATGTTTGTCTTCTGGAAAACCTGGTTTCAG AGAAACACTGGTGAAATGTCATCAAATTCAACTTCTCTTGCACTAGTAAGATCATCCTCTTCTACGCAGTCAACTAAGAGCAATACTGATAAGAGTCTTTTGGTCAACAGTCTCTCTCGGGATATCTTAATTAATTTCCCACACTCAGTAGCCATGCAGAGGCGAATATTGGTAAACCTCAGGATCGTGGAATACAAGCTGGCTGAACTGGAACAATTCCTAGTTACTAAGGGTTTAAATGGTGCATTAGTTAACCGGAAATCCACTGACAAGCCTACAGAATGTCATAACAATTGA